In Curtobacterium sp. TC1, the following proteins share a genomic window:
- the fliG gene encoding flagellar motor switch protein FliG, translated as MSALMPSAGGPGNGTGKNSSDRTLSGAQKVALILMQMETDRAAEVMKQFTEMEAEEISAEIVRMRRVEDTVVDQTMSEFHRITMSGRLQKRGGKETALGLLEASFGAERAAGVMDRLASNLAGQSFDFLDDAEPGQVITLLEGELPQTIALVLAHLKPGQASAVLAGVDERVRTDVAQAFATMGSATPEAVGIVAGVLRQRAGAVVSPRESVEVVGGIAPLVDIINRSDVATEKAVLDGLEARDPELAEDIRSRMLTFEDIVKLESRDIQQVLRGIDSKLLATAMKGAAGPVVETIRANVSERNRSLLDDELQAMGPVRVSQVEEARAEVVRSVRELEAQGVITVHRAEEDELVD; from the coding sequence GTGAGCGCCCTGATGCCGAGCGCCGGCGGCCCGGGCAACGGCACCGGCAAGAACTCGAGCGACCGCACGCTGAGCGGCGCGCAGAAGGTCGCGCTCATCCTCATGCAGATGGAGACCGACCGCGCCGCCGAGGTGATGAAGCAGTTCACCGAGATGGAGGCCGAGGAGATCTCGGCCGAGATCGTGCGGATGCGCCGCGTCGAGGACACCGTCGTCGACCAGACCATGTCGGAGTTCCACCGGATCACGATGAGCGGTCGGCTGCAGAAGCGCGGCGGCAAGGAGACCGCGCTCGGGCTGCTCGAGGCGTCCTTCGGCGCCGAGCGGGCTGCCGGCGTGATGGACCGCCTGGCCTCGAACCTGGCCGGCCAGTCCTTCGACTTCCTCGACGACGCCGAGCCCGGTCAGGTGATCACCCTGCTCGAGGGCGAGCTGCCGCAGACCATCGCCCTCGTCCTCGCACACCTCAAGCCGGGGCAGGCGAGCGCCGTCCTCGCAGGTGTCGACGAGCGCGTCCGCACCGACGTCGCGCAGGCGTTCGCGACGATGGGCAGCGCGACCCCGGAAGCCGTCGGCATCGTCGCGGGTGTCCTGCGGCAGCGCGCCGGCGCCGTCGTGTCGCCGCGCGAGAGCGTCGAGGTCGTCGGGGGCATCGCGCCCCTGGTCGACATCATCAACCGCTCCGACGTCGCCACCGAGAAGGCCGTCCTCGACGGGCTGGAGGCCCGCGACCCGGAGCTCGCCGAGGACATCCGCTCGCGCATGCTCACCTTCGAGGACATCGTCAAGCTCGAGTCCCGCGACATCCAGCAGGTGCTCCGCGGCATCGACTCGAAGCTGCTGGCGACCGCCATGAAGGGTGCGGCCGGACCCGTCGTCGAGACGATCCGCGCGAACGTGTCCGAGCGGAACCGCTCGCTGCTCGACGACGAACTGCAGGCCATGGGCCCGGTCCGTGTCTCGCAGGTCGAGGAAGCGCGCGCCGAGGTCGTCCGTTCCGTGCGCGAGCTCGAGGCGCAGGGCGTCATCACCGTGCACCGCGCCGAGGAGGACGAGCTCGTTGACTGA
- the fliD gene encoding flagellar filament capping protein FliD — MSSSTSLAIDGLVSGLKTTDLINSLMSVEGVPQTLLKNKLTSTNSFISSLQTINGLVQALATKAKDAAKATSLDLFTATSSSSGVTAVTDTNASAGSLTFTVGATASAQVGVTAAMSTWSAAAEPITLVGADGTKTTVTPSSGSLDDTVSAINKSGVGVTATKVAAGAAADGTKLYRLQLTSAKTGAAGGFEVYRGTADQVAAGTATNVLTEVGAAVVAQAKDASVTLWAGTAAEQTITSATNTFTDLVPGLSVTVSKASTDPVTVGVAQDTTKAQAVASGLVDAMNAITSYYKTNTAVTSTTSATSGATTTTAGVLMGDGTSRDAVQRLGSTMSAPVGGKSPSSIGITITKDGSFTFDADVFQKALATDPEGTQAMLSGVATNVGAAATAASDKYDGSLTTAITGQQAVAKDLNTQIDSWTDRLTMRRAALQTLYSSLETSLSKLQSQSSWLASQLASTTS, encoded by the coding sequence GTGTCCTCGAGCACCAGCCTCGCGATCGACGGGCTCGTCAGCGGGCTCAAGACGACCGACCTCATCAACTCGTTGATGAGCGTCGAGGGCGTGCCGCAGACCCTGCTCAAGAACAAGCTCACGAGCACCAACTCGTTCATCTCGTCACTGCAGACGATCAACGGGTTGGTGCAGGCCCTCGCGACGAAGGCGAAGGACGCCGCGAAGGCGACCTCGCTCGACCTGTTCACCGCCACGAGCTCGTCGTCGGGCGTCACCGCCGTGACCGACACGAACGCGAGCGCCGGGTCGCTGACGTTCACCGTCGGTGCGACCGCTTCCGCGCAGGTCGGGGTGACTGCCGCGATGTCGACGTGGTCGGCCGCCGCCGAGCCGATCACCCTGGTGGGCGCGGACGGCACGAAGACCACCGTCACGCCGTCGTCGGGCTCCCTCGACGACACCGTCTCGGCGATCAACAAGTCCGGGGTGGGCGTCACCGCCACGAAGGTCGCCGCGGGCGCCGCTGCCGACGGCACCAAGCTCTACCGGCTGCAGCTCACGTCCGCCAAGACCGGCGCCGCCGGCGGCTTCGAGGTGTACCGGGGGACCGCCGACCAGGTCGCCGCCGGCACCGCGACGAACGTGCTGACCGAGGTCGGCGCCGCGGTCGTCGCCCAGGCGAAGGACGCCAGCGTCACGCTGTGGGCCGGCACCGCCGCCGAGCAGACGATCACGAGCGCGACGAACACGTTCACCGACCTGGTGCCCGGGCTCAGCGTCACGGTGTCGAAGGCGTCGACGGACCCGGTCACGGTCGGCGTCGCGCAGGACACCACGAAGGCCCAGGCCGTGGCCTCCGGACTCGTCGACGCGATGAACGCGATCACGTCCTACTACAAGACGAACACGGCGGTCACGAGCACCACGAGCGCGACCAGCGGTGCCACGACCACCACCGCCGGCGTCCTGATGGGCGACGGGACCTCACGCGACGCCGTGCAGCGCCTGGGCAGCACCATGTCGGCGCCCGTCGGCGGCAAGTCGCCGTCGTCGATCGGCATCACGATCACCAAGGACGGCAGCTTCACCTTCGACGCCGACGTCTTCCAGAAGGCCCTCGCCACCGACCCGGAGGGCACGCAGGCGATGCTCTCCGGCGTCGCCACGAACGTCGGTGCCGCCGCGACGGCGGCGTCCGACAAGTACGACGGGTCCCTCACCACGGCGATCACCGGCCAGCAGGCGGTCGCCAAGGACCTGAACACCCAGATCGACAGCTGGACCGACCGACTCACGATGCGCCGCGCGGCGCTCCAGACGCTGTACTCGTCCCTCGAGACCAGCCTCAGCAAGCTCCAGTCCCAGTCGAGCTGGCTCGCCAGCCAGCTCGCATCGACGACGAGCTGA
- the fliE gene encoding flagellar hook-basal body complex protein FliE: MPIDAVNGVTTNAMTNALTSVSGTSSDVAGTAGATSTDGSGFAASLGNAVDGLQALQSDSKTLALKAVTGNLDDIHDATIAATRAQVTLELVSAVRNKGVDAFNEIMRMQA; this comes from the coding sequence ATGCCCATCGACGCTGTCAACGGTGTGACCACCAACGCGATGACGAACGCGCTGACGAGCGTGTCCGGCACGTCCAGCGACGTCGCCGGAACCGCCGGCGCGACCAGCACCGACGGCAGCGGGTTCGCCGCCAGCCTCGGGAACGCCGTCGACGGGCTGCAGGCGCTGCAGAGCGACTCGAAGACCCTCGCGCTCAAGGCCGTCACCGGTAACCTCGACGACATCCACGACGCGACCATCGCCGCCACCCGCGCGCAGGTCACGCTCGAGCTCGTCTCCGCCGTCCGCAACAAGGGCGTCGACGCCTTCAACGAGATCATGAGGATGCAGGCCTGA
- a CDS encoding flagellar basal body rod protein FlgB has translation MFDSVTSVALQSALDGLSMRQKVIANNIANINTPNYHAEKVQFEDALAKSITDGSGDTAPTVARSLEPTNTNGNNVNLDEETLSNVDTVLRYQFATQAMNSELTSVRAAMRTNS, from the coding sequence GTGTTCGATTCCGTGACGAGCGTCGCGCTGCAGAGCGCTCTCGACGGCCTGTCGATGCGCCAGAAGGTGATCGCGAACAACATCGCGAACATCAACACGCCGAACTACCACGCCGAGAAGGTCCAGTTCGAGGACGCCCTGGCGAAGTCGATCACCGACGGCAGCGGCGACACCGCGCCGACGGTCGCCCGCAGCCTCGAGCCGACGAACACGAACGGCAACAACGTCAACCTCGACGAGGAGACACTCTCCAACGTCGACACCGTGCTCCGGTACCAGTTCGCCACCCAGGCGATGAACTCCGAGCTCACCAGCGTCCGTGCGGCGATGCGGACGAACTCGTGA
- the fliS gene encoding flagellar export chaperone FliS → MTFDFQAAAFRQAAQPRTVTDQRRAQYTNEAVLSATPAQLVTMLYDRLLLDLHRAEAAQTGADWDAAREQLLHAQAIVGELSSTLRIDVWDGGEGLLAVYNYASTSLITANVHRDVQATRDCIRILEPLRQSWHDAAASLPATPARQQATGGALGVA, encoded by the coding sequence ATGACCTTCGACTTCCAGGCCGCCGCCTTCCGGCAGGCCGCGCAGCCCCGCACCGTGACCGACCAGCGTCGCGCCCAGTACACGAACGAAGCCGTCCTGTCGGCCACCCCGGCGCAGCTCGTCACGATGCTCTACGACCGGCTGCTGCTCGACCTGCACCGTGCCGAGGCCGCACAGACCGGCGCCGACTGGGACGCCGCCCGCGAACAGCTCCTGCACGCCCAGGCGATCGTCGGCGAGCTGTCGTCGACGCTCCGGATCGACGTCTGGGACGGGGGTGAGGGCCTGCTCGCCGTCTACAACTACGCGTCGACGTCCCTCATCACCGCGAACGTGCACCGTGACGTGCAGGCCACGCGGGACTGCATCCGGATCCTCGAACCGCTGCGGCAGTCGTGGCACGACGCCGCGGCGTCGCTCCCGGCGACGCCGGCACGCCAGCAGGCGACGGGCGGAGCCCTCGGTGTCGCCTGA
- a CDS encoding flagellar basal body rod protein FlgC: protein MTTFDAIGIASTGMTVHRKWLDAVADNMANANTVKSMDDTAFQARYVEVQEGNGVSGAYVKGAAFGSAAGRVTYDPDNPLANDEGYVRMPDIDLGTQMADLIMAQRGYQANAAVVDRAKTAYEAALQIGKN from the coding sequence GTGACGACCTTCGACGCGATCGGCATCGCGAGCACCGGCATGACCGTGCACCGGAAGTGGCTCGACGCCGTCGCGGACAACATGGCGAACGCGAACACCGTGAAGTCGATGGACGACACCGCGTTCCAGGCCCGCTACGTCGAGGTCCAGGAGGGCAACGGCGTGTCCGGCGCCTACGTCAAGGGCGCCGCGTTCGGCAGCGCCGCCGGCCGCGTGACCTACGACCCGGACAACCCGCTCGCGAACGACGAGGGCTACGTCCGCATGCCGGACATCGACCTCGGCACGCAGATGGCGGACCTCATCATGGCCCAGCGCGGCTACCAGGCGAACGCCGCCGTGGTCGACCGTGCCAAGACCGCCTACGAGGCGGCACTGCAGATCGGGAAGAACTGA
- a CDS encoding FliI/YscN family ATPase gives MSATLLRPRGLDDALRQAAPQRVGVVTSAVGLGLTIAGLDAHVGEVVTVGAEDGVQTAVEVVATDASGVRCMPLGRLTGVTAGTPARPTGRPVLVPTGAGLFGRVLDGLGRPIDDRGPLLGAGGEPVDLVPLDHATPNAMARTRIDTPMQLGVRVLDTLTTVGRGQRMGLFAGSGVGKSSLLSMIARGSDAAVNVIALVGERGREVREFLEDDLGPEGLARSIVVVSTSDEPALMRLRAAFVATRIAESFRDAGQDVVLMMDSLTRVAMAQREIGLSVGEPPATRGYPPSTFSVLAGLLERAGTDRVGSITGMYTVLVDGDDHNEPIADAARSILDGHVVLDRKLAITGHFPSVDALGSVSRVASKVTRPEQRAAATVLRKVMAARAGAQDLLDVGAYQRGSNPLVDAAVDHQGAIDAFLRQGMDERATADASWQRLGGLVQQLGVS, from the coding sequence ATGAGCGCCACACTGCTCCGGCCCCGGGGGCTCGACGACGCCCTGCGACAGGCCGCACCCCAGCGGGTCGGCGTCGTCACGAGCGCCGTCGGCCTCGGTCTGACGATCGCCGGGCTCGACGCCCACGTCGGCGAGGTCGTCACGGTCGGGGCAGAGGACGGCGTGCAGACCGCCGTCGAGGTCGTCGCCACCGATGCCTCCGGCGTGCGCTGCATGCCGCTCGGCCGCCTGACCGGTGTCACCGCCGGCACCCCCGCACGCCCCACCGGCCGTCCGGTGCTCGTGCCGACGGGGGCCGGGCTGTTCGGTCGTGTGCTCGACGGGCTCGGCCGGCCGATCGACGACCGCGGCCCGCTCCTCGGCGCCGGTGGCGAGCCGGTCGACCTGGTACCGCTCGACCACGCGACGCCGAACGCGATGGCGCGCACCCGCATCGACACCCCGATGCAGCTCGGCGTGCGGGTGCTCGACACCCTCACCACCGTCGGCCGCGGCCAGCGCATGGGGCTCTTCGCGGGCTCCGGTGTCGGCAAGTCGTCGCTGCTGTCGATGATCGCGCGGGGGAGCGACGCCGCCGTCAACGTCATCGCGCTGGTCGGGGAGCGTGGCCGCGAGGTGCGCGAGTTCCTCGAGGACGACCTGGGGCCCGAGGGTCTCGCCCGCTCGATCGTCGTCGTCTCGACCTCCGACGAGCCCGCGCTCATGCGGCTGCGTGCCGCGTTCGTCGCCACCCGCATCGCCGAGTCGTTCCGCGACGCCGGCCAGGACGTCGTGCTCATGATGGACTCGCTCACCCGGGTCGCGATGGCCCAGCGCGAGATCGGGCTGTCCGTGGGCGAGCCGCCGGCGACCCGGGGCTACCCGCCGTCGACGTTCTCGGTGCTCGCCGGGCTGCTCGAACGCGCCGGCACCGACCGGGTCGGCAGCATCACCGGCATGTACACCGTCCTGGTCGACGGCGACGACCACAACGAACCGATCGCCGACGCCGCCCGCAGCATCCTGGACGGGCACGTCGTGCTCGACCGGAAGCTCGCGATCACCGGGCACTTCCCGTCGGTGGACGCCCTCGGCTCGGTGTCGCGCGTGGCCTCGAAGGTCACGCGACCCGAGCAGCGCGCTGCCGCCACCGTGCTGCGGAAGGTGATGGCCGCGCGTGCCGGCGCCCAGGACCTGCTCGACGTCGGCGCGTACCAGCGTGGCTCGAACCCGCTCGTCGACGCCGCCGTCGACCACCAGGGCGCGATCGACGCGTTCCTGCGCCAGGGGATGGACGAGCGGGCGACCGCTGACGCGTCCTGGCAGCGACTCGGCGGCCTCGTGCAGCAGCTGGGGGTGTCGTGA
- a CDS encoding C40 family peptidase, protein MSVEAVLSRISEIRSQIDTLRGGSAAAASSSSSAAATSASSSAFADALATATGSTGTGTGTATTAAAAAAPTGSAPATSVDGGAGTLATGSGATGSDVVADAKKYLGVPYVFGGTTTAGMDCSGLVQTVFKDLGVTMPRVVPDQAKMGVEVGSLKDAQPGDLIVPKGEGHVVIYVGDGKVLHAPRPGKDVRIVDNWYSDADIATIRRIVPAQASATPAPTATTAASSATDLQTAALLSMMQSGSAA, encoded by the coding sequence ATGAGCGTCGAAGCGGTGCTCTCCCGGATCTCCGAGATCCGGTCCCAGATCGACACCCTGCGCGGGGGCTCGGCCGCGGCGGCCAGCTCGTCGTCGTCCGCTGCCGCGACCAGTGCGTCGTCGAGCGCGTTCGCCGATGCACTGGCGACCGCCACGGGCTCCACCGGCACCGGCACCGGCACCGCGACCACCGCTGCCGCAGCCGCCGCCCCGACCGGCAGCGCGCCCGCCACCTCGGTCGACGGCGGCGCCGGCACGCTCGCCACGGGCAGCGGCGCCACCGGCTCCGACGTCGTCGCGGACGCGAAGAAGTACCTCGGCGTGCCCTACGTGTTCGGCGGTACCACGACCGCCGGCATGGACTGCTCGGGGCTGGTGCAGACCGTGTTCAAGGACCTCGGTGTGACCATGCCACGGGTCGTGCCGGACCAGGCGAAGATGGGCGTCGAGGTCGGGTCCCTCAAGGACGCACAGCCCGGCGACCTCATCGTCCCGAAGGGCGAGGGCCACGTCGTCATCTACGTCGGCGACGGCAAGGTGCTGCACGCGCCGCGCCCCGGGAAGGACGTCCGCATCGTCGACAACTGGTACTCCGACGCCGACATCGCGACCATCCGCCGCATCGTGCCGGCCCAGGCGTCCGCGACCCCGGCGCCGACCGCGACCACGGCCGCGAGCAGCGCCACCGACCTGCAGACCGCCGCGCTGCTGTCCATGATGCAGTCCGGGAGCGCCGCATGA
- the fliF gene encoding flagellar basal-body MS-ring/collar protein FliF, with protein MPVAVKNVFARLSAYVKGFSAAQRTIAILVIAALVLGGIALASWLGKASYAPLFTGLAAADASSITDQLQTDGVPYQLTDGGATILVPQAQVYSERLKAASNGLPSSNEGGYSLLDQMGVTSSEFQQDVTYKRAMEGELAKTIGAMDGVQTATVQLAIPEKSVFVSEEKDPTASVFIATDNGTQLSTDQVQAIVHLTSASVEGMQPTDVSVVDAKGQTLSAVGTGATGSGADQAADYDAATSKKIQDLLDTTLGVGNATVVVSGTMNQESGTRTSESYTTPTSGPVALNESSTTEQYGSGAAGASSGATGVLGPDNIAVPNGTATSGTGDDGYTNESATKNNAVDHTTETTQIPSGSLDRQTISVALNSKADAVQNANLQSINDLVSAAAGVDQNRGDQVKVAMMDFDTSGADQAAKALEAQQKADQQEALWSSIRTAGIVIGILLALIAVMFVIARRSRKQEREAVDLGELDAFAGETFQLPLAMDGAADRATLGAGDAPTAVLSTMPAGDPPTEVLTTDEITAERRRQDISALAERDPKRTAELLRGLLDDRAPV; from the coding sequence ATGCCCGTCGCCGTCAAGAACGTCTTCGCGCGCCTGTCCGCGTACGTCAAGGGCTTCTCCGCCGCCCAGCGCACGATCGCGATCCTGGTGATCGCCGCGCTCGTGCTCGGTGGGATCGCCCTGGCGTCGTGGCTCGGCAAGGCCTCCTACGCGCCGCTCTTCACCGGGCTGGCCGCCGCCGACGCGAGCTCCATCACCGACCAGCTGCAGACCGACGGTGTGCCGTACCAGCTCACCGACGGCGGCGCGACGATCCTCGTGCCGCAGGCGCAGGTCTACTCGGAGCGCCTCAAGGCCGCGTCGAACGGGCTGCCGTCGTCGAACGAGGGCGGGTACTCGCTGCTCGACCAGATGGGCGTGACGAGCTCGGAGTTCCAGCAGGACGTCACCTACAAGCGGGCGATGGAGGGCGAACTCGCCAAGACCATCGGCGCGATGGACGGCGTGCAGACCGCCACCGTGCAGCTCGCGATCCCGGAGAAGTCCGTGTTCGTGTCCGAGGAGAAGGACCCGACGGCGTCGGTGTTCATCGCCACCGACAACGGCACGCAGCTCAGCACCGACCAGGTGCAGGCGATCGTGCACCTGACCAGCGCGTCGGTCGAGGGCATGCAGCCCACCGACGTCTCGGTCGTCGACGCCAAGGGCCAGACGCTGTCCGCCGTCGGCACCGGCGCCACCGGCAGCGGCGCCGACCAGGCCGCCGACTACGACGCCGCGACGAGCAAGAAGATCCAGGACCTGCTCGACACCACCCTCGGTGTCGGCAACGCGACCGTCGTGGTCTCCGGCACGATGAACCAGGAGTCCGGCACCCGCACGTCGGAGAGCTACACGACCCCGACCTCCGGACCGGTCGCGCTCAACGAGTCGAGCACCACCGAGCAGTACGGCTCGGGTGCCGCGGGCGCGTCGAGCGGCGCGACCGGGGTCCTCGGCCCGGACAACATCGCCGTGCCCAACGGGACGGCGACGAGCGGCACCGGCGACGACGGGTACACCAACGAGTCCGCGACGAAGAACAACGCCGTCGACCACACCACCGAGACCACGCAGATCCCCTCGGGGTCCCTCGACCGGCAGACCATCTCGGTCGCGCTGAACTCGAAGGCCGACGCCGTGCAGAACGCGAACCTGCAGAGCATCAACGACCTGGTGTCGGCCGCCGCCGGCGTCGACCAGAACCGCGGCGACCAGGTGAAGGTCGCGATGATGGACTTCGACACCAGCGGCGCCGACCAGGCCGCCAAGGCCCTCGAGGCGCAGCAGAAGGCCGACCAGCAGGAAGCCCTGTGGTCGTCGATCCGCACCGCCGGCATCGTCATCGGCATCCTGCTCGCGCTCATCGCCGTCATGTTCGTCATCGCCCGTCGCAGTCGGAAGCAGGAGCGCGAGGCGGTCGACCTCGGCGAACTCGACGCCTTCGCCGGCGAGACGTTCCAGCTGCCCCTCGCGATGGACGGCGCCGCCGACCGTGCGACCCTCGGTGCCGGTGACGCCCCGACCGCCGTGCTGTCGACGATGCCCGCCGGCGACCCGCCGACCGAGGTGCTGACGACCGACGAGATCACGGCCGAGCGTCGCCGCCAGGACATCTCCGCGCTGGCCGAACGCGACCCGAAGCGCACGGCGGAGCTGCTGCGTGGGCTCCTCGACGACCGGGCGCCGGTGTGA
- a CDS encoding sigma-70 family RNA polymerase sigma factor translates to MDRTARNAMIVEHLPLVGYIVADVRSRATHLDRDDLAAVGSLALVAAADAFDPTLGVPFGAYARTRIAGALADDMRSSDWASRGTRKRIRETLATQEALSARLGRSVGVQEIADAMGVDRQTASDAMSDAARIVAPLDETVHDLVAADLPLPGDDLLETEKRRYLRAAVEALPERMRFVVEAVYFGDRSVTDVAAELGITHSAVSQQRSEAMRLLRDGLAVHYGDGGAVAEPASRTTAARRSAYLARVASNATAGVARAVHDATAPVVVAAS, encoded by the coding sequence ATGGACCGCACCGCACGCAACGCGATGATCGTGGAGCACCTCCCGCTCGTGGGCTACATCGTCGCCGACGTCCGCTCCCGTGCCACGCACCTGGACCGCGACGACCTCGCCGCCGTCGGCTCGCTCGCACTCGTCGCCGCTGCCGACGCCTTCGACCCCACCCTCGGCGTCCCCTTCGGCGCCTACGCCCGCACCCGGATCGCCGGTGCCCTCGCCGACGACATGCGTTCCTCCGACTGGGCGTCGCGCGGCACCCGGAAGCGCATCCGCGAGACCCTCGCCACGCAGGAGGCCCTGTCCGCCCGACTCGGCCGGAGCGTCGGCGTGCAGGAGATCGCGGACGCGATGGGCGTGGACCGGCAGACCGCCTCGGACGCCATGAGCGACGCGGCCCGCATCGTCGCGCCCCTCGACGAGACCGTGCACGACCTCGTCGCCGCCGACCTGCCGTTGCCGGGCGACGACCTGCTCGAGACCGAGAAGCGCCGCTACCTGCGTGCAGCCGTCGAGGCGCTGCCCGAGCGGATGCGCTTCGTCGTCGAGGCCGTCTACTTCGGGGACCGCTCGGTGACCGACGTCGCCGCGGAGCTCGGCATCACGCACTCCGCCGTGTCGCAGCAGCGCTCGGAGGCGATGCGCCTGCTCCGCGACGGCCTGGCCGTGCACTACGGCGACGGCGGCGCGGTCGCCGAACCCGCCTCGCGCACCACGGCAGCCCGCCGGAGCGCCTACCTCGCACGTGTCGCGTCGAACGCCACCGCCGGCGTCGCGCGTGCCGTCCACGACGCGACCGCGCCGGTCGTCGTGGCGGCGAGCTGA
- a CDS encoding flagellar FliJ family protein, producing MARRFPLAGLLRLRHTEQDRAAASLATANERVRDAADARIAARRSLADTEGAQPIEDAATLSAVAAARAATRGMLEELDAVVRTRRADADRAQDEYTAARRAAVGLEKLEGKHAAEQAAEELRTEQNALDEIAARRRTEGGAR from the coding sequence ATGGCCCGCCGGTTCCCGCTCGCCGGACTCCTGCGCCTGCGCCACACCGAACAGGACCGCGCCGCCGCCTCGCTCGCCACCGCGAACGAACGGGTCCGTGACGCTGCCGACGCCCGGATCGCCGCGCGCCGGAGCCTCGCCGACACCGAGGGCGCGCAGCCGATCGAGGACGCCGCCACCCTGAGCGCCGTCGCCGCCGCGCGCGCTGCGACCCGCGGGATGCTCGAGGAGCTCGACGCCGTCGTGCGGACCCGCCGCGCGGACGCCGACCGTGCACAGGACGAGTACACCGCCGCACGACGTGCCGCGGTCGGCCTGGAGAAGCTCGAGGGCAAGCACGCCGCCGAGCAGGCCGCCGAGGAACTCCGCACCGAACAGAACGCCCTCGACGAGATCGCGGCACGACGCCGCACGGAAGGTGGTGCCCGATGA
- a CDS encoding flagellin, translating into MGMSINTNLSALNTYRNLNATQNDLSKSLEKLSSGLRINRAADDAAGLSISEGLKSQVGGLTVAARNAQDGISVVQTAEGGLTETHSILQRMRDLAVQAGNDSNNEDSRKAITTEVGELTKELTRISESTNFNGINLLDGSAGTAGVLKFQVGANGDAASQIDVDLSKANVESVSTAVGALTFDSATNAQAAITAIDEQIKYVSSARSSIGAVQNRFDHAINVTNVAKENLTAAGSRITDVDMAEEMVKYTRDNILSQAGTSMLAQANQSTQGVLSLLR; encoded by the coding sequence ATGGGTATGTCCATCAACACCAACCTCTCGGCACTCAACACGTACCGGAACCTCAACGCGACGCAGAACGACCTGTCGAAGTCCCTCGAGAAGCTCTCGTCGGGTCTCCGCATCAACCGTGCTGCCGACGACGCTGCCGGTCTGTCGATCTCCGAGGGGCTGAAGTCCCAGGTCGGTGGCCTCACGGTCGCCGCCCGCAACGCGCAGGACGGCATCTCCGTCGTGCAGACCGCTGAAGGTGGCCTCACCGAGACCCACTCGATCCTCCAGCGCATGCGCGACCTGGCCGTCCAGGCCGGTAACGACTCGAACAACGAGGACTCGCGCAAGGCGATCACGACCGAGGTCGGCGAGCTCACCAAGGAGCTCACCCGCATCTCGGAGTCGACCAACTTCAACGGCATCAACCTGCTCGACGGCTCCGCCGGCACCGCAGGCGTCCTGAAGTTCCAGGTCGGCGCCAACGGCGACGCAGCGAGCCAGATCGACGTCGACCTGTCGAAGGCGAACGTGGAGTCCGTGTCGACCGCGGTCGGCGCCCTCACCTTCGACAGCGCGACGAACGCTCAGGCCGCGATCACCGCGATCGACGAGCAGATCAAGTACGTGTCCTCGGCACGTTCGAGCATCGGTGCTGTCCAGAACCGCTTCGACCACGCCATCAACGTGACGAACGTGGCCAAGGAGAACCTCACCGCTGCCGGTTCGCGCATCACCGACGTCGACATGGCCGAGGAGATGGTCAAGTACACGCGCGACAACATCCTCAGCCAGGCCGGCACGTCGATGCTCGCGCAGGCGAACCAGAGCACGCAGGGCGTGCTCTCGCTCCTGCGCTAG